Proteins from one Haliaeetus albicilla chromosome 4, bHalAlb1.1, whole genome shotgun sequence genomic window:
- the TAS1R1 gene encoding taste receptor type 1 member 1 isoform X1, producing the protein MPLPALLCLCAAAAAAASSFTSRGDYRLAGLFQMHNSAPRAAARPLVDGCDTTAAFKSHGYCLSQAMRFAVEEINNSSTLLPNVTLGYDIHDTCSEPASLHATLRALARKGGREVEVLPTFRHYEPEVVAIIGPDSTRLAVTTAAILGIFLVPEISYEASLATLSLKRFYPSFLRTIPSDRQQVKAIFLLLQQFGWTWVALLGSDNAYGRDGLHALHKLLTTSDVCVAYQGIIPVNKDASSPELHNLVRILTDTRVNVTVVFANRQSARPFFEVVVQRNVTGMVWVGSEDWSLAQTIWQVPGIQTIGSVIGMSVENTESPMLDRFESWKMAEKSAAAEHAGSPEAGRGDGGSAQLYCTQRCTGCHLLATAPNTYDAQASFSVYSAVYAVAHGLHDLLGCASGACSKGKVYPWQLLQKIKQVNFTLYKSRISFDANGDICKGYDIVTWDWSSPSWAFNVIGTFRVNPDRLSIDQGKILWHTKDRQAPTSVCSEACQPGEKRLQQSRHRCCFSCVACPSGTFLNRSDLYSCQSCRVEEWAPARSEACFNRTAEFLNWSEPISWALLIPTILLMLLMAGLAVLFALNASTPVVKSAGGKMCFLMLGSLACAGSSLFCYFGEPTRQACLLQLPLFAISFTVFLLCVATRSFQIICIFKLNARWPALYEAWLRRRGPVLFIAAGTATQAVLCLATEATSPSVPHWDYGVAAERVVLECTSSAGASRVAVIAYTVLLSVCCFVLSYAGKDLPASYNEAKCLTCSLFLHLACAAVVLCTQGAFRGREAVAVQVLGTLCTLGALLGGYFLPKAFVILLRPRLNTPEHFQMAIQSYTRRLAEA; encoded by the exons ATGCCGCTGCCCgccctgctctgcctctgcgcggccgcggccgccgccgcctcctccttcACCAGCCGCGGCGACTACCGCCTGGCCGGCCTCTTCCAGATGCACAACTCGGCGCCGCGGGCCGCTGCCCGGCCGCTGGTGGACGGCTGCGACAC CACCGCTGCCTTCAAGAGCCATGGCTACTGCCTGTCCCAGGCCATGCGCTTCGCCGTGGAGGAGATAAACAATTCCAGCACCCTCCTCCCCAACGTCACCTTGGGCTACGACATCCACGACACCTGCTCGGAGCCCGCCAGCCTCCACGCCACGCTGCGCGCCCTCGCCCGGAAAGGCGGGCGGGAGGTCGAGGTGCTCCCCACCTTCCGCCACTACGAGCCCGAGGTGGTGGCCATCATCGGGCCTGACAGCACCCGCCTGGCTGTCACCACAGCGGCCATCCTTGGCATCTTCCTCGTACCGGAG ATTAGCTACGAAGCCTCCTTGGCGACGCTGAGCCTGAAGCGGTTCTACCCCTCGTTCCTGCGCACCATTCCCAGTGACAGGCAGCAAGTGAAGGCcatcttcctgctgctgcagcagtttgGGTGGACTTGGGTCGCGCTGCTGGGCAGCGACAACGCCTACGGTAGGGACGGCTTGCACGCCCTCCACAAGCTGTTGACCACAAGTGACGTGTGCGTTGCCTACCAAGGCATCATCCCCGTCAACAAGGACGCCAGCAGCCCGGAGCTCCATAACCTGGTCAGAATTCTCACGGACACCAGGGTCAACGTCACCGTCGTCTTCGCCAACAGACAAAGCGCCCGCCCTTTCTTTGAAGTGGTGGTCCAGAGGAACGTCACGGGCATGGTATGGGTAGGCTCTGAAGACTGGTCATTAGCCCAAACAATCTGGCAGGTGCCTGGCATCCAGACTATCGGCTCAGTGATTGGGATGTCGGTTGAGAACACGGAGTCCCCGATGCTGGACCGCTTTGAATCTTGGAAGATGGCAGAGAAAAGCGCTGCAGCTGAGCATGCTGGCAGcccagaggcaggcaggggagatggAGGGAGTGCCCAGCTGTATTGCACGCAGCGCTGCACCGGCTGCCACTTGCTCGCCACTGCCCCCAACACGTATGATGCTCAAGCCTCCTTCAGCGTGTACTCAGCCGTGTATGCCGTGGCCCATGGCCTCCATGACCTGCTGGGCTGTGCCTCAGGGGCATGCAGCAAAGGCAAAGTCTACCCCTGGCAG CTCTTACAAAAAATCAAGCAAGTAAACTTCACCCTGTACAAAAGCCGCATCTCTTTTGATGCCAACGGGGACATTTGTAAAGGCTACGATATCGTCACCTGGGACTGGAGCAGCCCGAGCTGGGCTTTCAACGTGATAGGAACTTTCCGTGTGAACCCTGACAGGCTGAGCATTGACCAGGGCAAAATCCTGTGGCACACAAAGGATCGCCAG GCTCCCACCTCGGTGTGCTCCGAGGCCTGTCAACCAGGGGAGAAGCGGCTGCAGCAGAGCCGCCACCGATGCTGCTTCAGCTGTGTGGCCTGTCCATCAGGAACTTTCCTGAACAGATCAG ACCTCTACAGCTGCCAGTCCTGCAGGGTAGAGGAGTGGGCTCCGGCGAGGAGTGAAGCTTGCTTCAACCGCACCGCTGAGTTTCTGAACTGGTCCGAGCCCATCTCCTGGGCACTGCTGATCCCCACCATCCTCCTCATGCTGCTCATGGCAGGGCTGGCCGTCCTCTTTGCCCTGAACGCCTCCACGCCAGTGGTCAAGTCTGCTGGTGGGAAGATGTGCTTCCTCATGCTGGGCTCTCTggcctgtgctggcagcagtcTCTTCTGCTACTTTGGGGAGCCCACCCGGCAGGCGTGCCTGCTGCAGCTCCCCCTCTTTGCCATCAGCTTCACCGTCTTCCTCTTGTGTGTGGCGACACGCTCCTTCCAGATCATCTGCATCTTCAAGCTGAACGCACGCTGGCCGGCCCTCTATGAGGCCTGGCTGCGGCGCAGGGGGCCCGTGCTCTTCATCGCCGCCGGCACGGCGACCCAGGCGGTGCTGTGCCTGGCCACGGAGGCCACCAGCCCCTCGGTGCCACACTGGGATTATGGCGTGGCGGCCGAGCGGGTGGTGCTGGAGTGCACCTCGAGCGCAGGGGCGAGCAGGGTGGCCGTCATCGCCTACACCGTGCTGCTCAGCGTCTGCTGCTTCGTCCTCAGCTACGCGGGCAAGGACCTGCCCGCCAGCTACAACGAGGCCAAGTGCCTCACCTGCAGCCTGTTCCTGCACCTCGCCTGCGCCGCCGTCGTCCTCTGCACGCAGGGCGCTTTCCGCGGCCGGGAGGCGGTGGCGGTCCAGGTGCTCGGCACCCTCTGCACCCTCGGCGCCCTCCTGGGCGGCTATTTTCTCCCGAAGGCCTTCGTCATCCTGCTGCGGCCGCGCCTCAACACGCCGGAGCACTTCCAGATGGCGATCCAGAGCTACACGCGGCGCCTGGCCGAGGCCTGA
- the TAS1R1 gene encoding taste receptor type 1 member 1 isoform X2, with product MPLPALLCLCAAAAAAASSFTSRGDYRLAGLFQMHNSAPRAAARPLVDGCDTTAAFKSHGYCLSQAMRFAVEEINNSSTLLPNVTLGYDIHDTCSEPASLHATLRALARKGGREVEVLPTFRHYEPEVVAIIGPDSTRLAVTTAAILGIFLVPEISYEASLATLSLKRFYPSFLRTIPSDRQQVKAIFLLLQQFGWTWVALLGSDNAYGRDGLHALHKLLTTSDVCVAYQGIIPVNKDASSPELHNLVRILTDTRVNVTVVFANRQSARPFFEVVVQRNVTGMVWVGSEDWSLAQTIWQVPGIQTIGSVIGMSVENTESPMLDRFESWKMAEKSAAAEHAGSPEAGRGDGGSAQLYCTQRCTGCHLLATAPNTYDAQASFSVYSAVYAVAHGLHDLLGCASGACSKGKVYPWQAPTSVCSEACQPGEKRLQQSRHRCCFSCVACPSGTFLNRSDLYSCQSCRVEEWAPARSEACFNRTAEFLNWSEPISWALLIPTILLMLLMAGLAVLFALNASTPVVKSAGGKMCFLMLGSLACAGSSLFCYFGEPTRQACLLQLPLFAISFTVFLLCVATRSFQIICIFKLNARWPALYEAWLRRRGPVLFIAAGTATQAVLCLATEATSPSVPHWDYGVAAERVVLECTSSAGASRVAVIAYTVLLSVCCFVLSYAGKDLPASYNEAKCLTCSLFLHLACAAVVLCTQGAFRGREAVAVQVLGTLCTLGALLGGYFLPKAFVILLRPRLNTPEHFQMAIQSYTRRLAEA from the exons ATGCCGCTGCCCgccctgctctgcctctgcgcggccgcggccgccgccgcctcctccttcACCAGCCGCGGCGACTACCGCCTGGCCGGCCTCTTCCAGATGCACAACTCGGCGCCGCGGGCCGCTGCCCGGCCGCTGGTGGACGGCTGCGACAC CACCGCTGCCTTCAAGAGCCATGGCTACTGCCTGTCCCAGGCCATGCGCTTCGCCGTGGAGGAGATAAACAATTCCAGCACCCTCCTCCCCAACGTCACCTTGGGCTACGACATCCACGACACCTGCTCGGAGCCCGCCAGCCTCCACGCCACGCTGCGCGCCCTCGCCCGGAAAGGCGGGCGGGAGGTCGAGGTGCTCCCCACCTTCCGCCACTACGAGCCCGAGGTGGTGGCCATCATCGGGCCTGACAGCACCCGCCTGGCTGTCACCACAGCGGCCATCCTTGGCATCTTCCTCGTACCGGAG ATTAGCTACGAAGCCTCCTTGGCGACGCTGAGCCTGAAGCGGTTCTACCCCTCGTTCCTGCGCACCATTCCCAGTGACAGGCAGCAAGTGAAGGCcatcttcctgctgctgcagcagtttgGGTGGACTTGGGTCGCGCTGCTGGGCAGCGACAACGCCTACGGTAGGGACGGCTTGCACGCCCTCCACAAGCTGTTGACCACAAGTGACGTGTGCGTTGCCTACCAAGGCATCATCCCCGTCAACAAGGACGCCAGCAGCCCGGAGCTCCATAACCTGGTCAGAATTCTCACGGACACCAGGGTCAACGTCACCGTCGTCTTCGCCAACAGACAAAGCGCCCGCCCTTTCTTTGAAGTGGTGGTCCAGAGGAACGTCACGGGCATGGTATGGGTAGGCTCTGAAGACTGGTCATTAGCCCAAACAATCTGGCAGGTGCCTGGCATCCAGACTATCGGCTCAGTGATTGGGATGTCGGTTGAGAACACGGAGTCCCCGATGCTGGACCGCTTTGAATCTTGGAAGATGGCAGAGAAAAGCGCTGCAGCTGAGCATGCTGGCAGcccagaggcaggcaggggagatggAGGGAGTGCCCAGCTGTATTGCACGCAGCGCTGCACCGGCTGCCACTTGCTCGCCACTGCCCCCAACACGTATGATGCTCAAGCCTCCTTCAGCGTGTACTCAGCCGTGTATGCCGTGGCCCATGGCCTCCATGACCTGCTGGGCTGTGCCTCAGGGGCATGCAGCAAAGGCAAAGTCTACCCCTGGCAG GCTCCCACCTCGGTGTGCTCCGAGGCCTGTCAACCAGGGGAGAAGCGGCTGCAGCAGAGCCGCCACCGATGCTGCTTCAGCTGTGTGGCCTGTCCATCAGGAACTTTCCTGAACAGATCAG ACCTCTACAGCTGCCAGTCCTGCAGGGTAGAGGAGTGGGCTCCGGCGAGGAGTGAAGCTTGCTTCAACCGCACCGCTGAGTTTCTGAACTGGTCCGAGCCCATCTCCTGGGCACTGCTGATCCCCACCATCCTCCTCATGCTGCTCATGGCAGGGCTGGCCGTCCTCTTTGCCCTGAACGCCTCCACGCCAGTGGTCAAGTCTGCTGGTGGGAAGATGTGCTTCCTCATGCTGGGCTCTCTggcctgtgctggcagcagtcTCTTCTGCTACTTTGGGGAGCCCACCCGGCAGGCGTGCCTGCTGCAGCTCCCCCTCTTTGCCATCAGCTTCACCGTCTTCCTCTTGTGTGTGGCGACACGCTCCTTCCAGATCATCTGCATCTTCAAGCTGAACGCACGCTGGCCGGCCCTCTATGAGGCCTGGCTGCGGCGCAGGGGGCCCGTGCTCTTCATCGCCGCCGGCACGGCGACCCAGGCGGTGCTGTGCCTGGCCACGGAGGCCACCAGCCCCTCGGTGCCACACTGGGATTATGGCGTGGCGGCCGAGCGGGTGGTGCTGGAGTGCACCTCGAGCGCAGGGGCGAGCAGGGTGGCCGTCATCGCCTACACCGTGCTGCTCAGCGTCTGCTGCTTCGTCCTCAGCTACGCGGGCAAGGACCTGCCCGCCAGCTACAACGAGGCCAAGTGCCTCACCTGCAGCCTGTTCCTGCACCTCGCCTGCGCCGCCGTCGTCCTCTGCACGCAGGGCGCTTTCCGCGGCCGGGAGGCGGTGGCGGTCCAGGTGCTCGGCACCCTCTGCACCCTCGGCGCCCTCCTGGGCGGCTATTTTCTCCCGAAGGCCTTCGTCATCCTGCTGCGGCCGCGCCTCAACACGCCGGAGCACTTCCAGATGGCGATCCAGAGCTACACGCGGCGCCTGGCCGAGGCCTGA
- the ZBTB48 gene encoding telomere zinc finger-associated protein — MAAAAAHSVRVLRELNRQRAAGQFCDATLGVGGREFRAHWPVLASCSRFFRARGPGGPVALPEGLADTFQLLLDFFYTGRLALTAHNRARLLAAAEQLGVPDAVALCRAFRPAGPRQRPRRAAGSAAPTPTRPGEADIAAAAPPQPGGQAATPPAPEEAAAGDGGRGDSDAESLPEKKALRSKKNPPPGKAPGGTGTPGSRKGTAVPVECPTCHKTFLSKYCLKVHNRKHTGEKPFECSKCGKCYFRKENLLQHEARNCMNRSEQVFTCSVCQEVFKRRMELRLHMVSHTGEMPYKCSSCAQQFMQKKDLQSHMIKLHGAPKPHACSTCSKCFLSRTELRLHEAFKHRGEKLFVCEECGHRASSRNGLQMHIKAKHRNERPYVCEFCHHAFTQKANLNMHLRTHTGEKPFQCHLCGKTFRTQASLDKHNRTHTGERPFSCEFCDQRFTEKGPLLRHIASRHQEGRPHFCQICGKTFKAVEQLRVHVRRHKGVRKFECTECGYKFTRQAHLRRHMGIHDRVENYNPRQRKLRNLIIEDEKAVVVALQPPPELDVGSAEVIVESLSRGTLPEELPVQRLCSNENFSTADVIEQSLIITTTIPEDCET; from the exons atggcggcggcggcggcgcacAGCGTCCGCGTCCTGCGGGAGCTGAACCGGCAGCGCGCGGCGGGGCAGTTCTGCGACGCGACGCTGGGCGTGGGCGGGCGGGAGTTCCGCGCCCACTGGCCGGTGCTGGCCAGCTGCTCCCGCTTCTTCCGCGCCCGCGGGCCCGGCGGCCCGGTGGCGCTGCCCGAGGGCCTGGCGGACACCTTCCAGCTCCTCTTAGACTTCTTCTACACCGGCCGCCTAGCCCTCACCGCCCATAACCGCGCCCGCCTGCTGGCCGCCGCCGAGCAGCTCGGCGTGCCCGACGCTGTGGCGCTCTGCCGGGCCTtccgccccgccgggccccggcagcggccccgccgggccgccgGCTCCGCCGCCCCGACCCCGACCCGCCCGGGGGAAGCGGACATCGCGGCCGCGGCTCCCCCGCAGCCCGGAGGCCAGGCG gccacccccccggccccggaggaggcggcggcgggcgacGGCGGGCGGGGGGACAGCGACGCCGAGTCCCTGCCCGAGAAAAAGGCCCTGCGGAGCAAAAagaaccccccccccgggaAGGCGCCCGGCGGCACGGGGACGCCGGGTAGCAGAAAAGGTACAGCGGTGCCGGTCGAGTGCCCCACATGTCATAAAACCTTCCTCAGCAAATATTGCCTTAAAGTGCACAACAG GAAACACACTGGAGAAAAGCCATTTGAATGTTCCAAATGTGGCAAatgttatttcagaaaagagaaTCTCCTGCAACACGAAGCCAGAAATTGCATGAACCGATCTGAGCAG GTTTTCACGTGTTCGGTCTGCCAGGAGGTGTTCAAGAGGCGAATGGAGCTGCGGCTGCATATGGTGTCACACACAGGGGAGATGCCATACAAG tgctcCTCCTGTGCCCAGCAGTTCATGCAGAAGAAGGACCTGCAGAGCCACATGATAAAGCTGCATGGCGCGCCAAAGCCCCATGCG TGCTCGACCTGCTCCAAGTGCTTTCTGTCTCGGACAGAGCTGCGCCTGCACGAGGCCTTCAAGCACCGGGGAGAGAAGCTGTTTGTCTGCGAGGAGTGTGGGCACCGGGCCTCGAGTCGCAACGGCCTGCAGATGCACATCAAGGCCAAGCACAG AAATGAGCGGCCCTATGTTTGCGAGTTTTGCCACCACGCCTTCACGCAGAAAGCCAACCTCAACATGCACCTGCGCACGCACACCGGCGAGAAGCCCTTCCAGTGCCACCTCTGCGGCAAGACCTTCAGGACACAAG CGAGCCTGGACAAGCACAACCGGACCCACACTGGGGAGCGTCCCTTCAGCTGCGAGTTCTGCGATCAGCGCTTCACAGAGAAGGGGCCCCTGCTGAGGCACATTGCCAGCCGGCACCAGGAGGGGAGGCCCCACTTCTGCCAGATCTGTGGGAAAACATTCAAAG CTGTTGAACAGCTGCGCGTCCACGTCCGCCGGCACAAGGGTGTGAGGAAGTTCGAGTGCACTGAGTGCGGCTACAAGTTCACGCGGCAG GCTCACTTGAGGCGCCACATGGGGATTCACGACCGGGTGGAGAACTACAACCCCCGGCAGCGGAAGTTGCGGAACCTGATCATCGAGGACGAGAAGGCCGTGGTGGTGGCACTGCAGCCGCCGCCAGAGCTGGACGTGGGCTCGGCCGAGGTGATCGTGGAGTCCTTGTCCCGCGGCACCCTGCCCGAGGAGCTCCCTGTGCAGAGACTCTGCTCGAACGAGAACTTCTCTACAGCGGATGTGATCGAGCAATCACTAATTATAACGACGACGATTCCCGAAGACTGTGAAACATAG
- the KLHL21 gene encoding kelch-like protein 21, with protein sequence MAASTGSSGGETAATGEPAHAVSLLRGLSALRAERSLLDVTVVAGGREFGAHRAVLAAASGYFRAMFGGALREARAERVRLHGVEPECLARLLDFAYTGRVGGLGPDIAERLLRAADLLQFPAVKEACGAWLARQLEPANALDMQDFAEAFACPALAAAAHRFVLRHVGELGAQLERLPLPRLLSYLRDDGLCVPKEEAAFQLALRWVRADPAARAPLLPQLLAHVRLPFVRRFYLLAHVEGEPLVARCPPCLRLLREARDFQAARLDRHDRGPCARMRPRPSTGLAEILVIVGGCDRDCDELVTVDCYNPRTGHWRYLAEFPEHLGGGYSVAALGNDIYVTGGSDGSRLYDCVWRYNSSVNEWTEVSPMLKAREYHSSTVLDGLLYVIASDSTERYDHSVDSWEALQPMLYPMDNCSTTSCRGKLFAIGSLAGKESMVMQCYDPDSDLWSLVNCGHLPPWSFAPKTVTLNGLMYFIRDDSAEVDVYNPAKNEWDKIPAMLQVHVGGSVAVLGGKLYVSGGYDNTFELSDVVEAYDPETRTWSVVGRLPEPIFWHGSVSIFRQFMPETTQEDDGITLDNTINLNRQHQNLHNQNLNELR encoded by the exons ATGGCAGCGAGCACAGGCAGCAGCGGTGGTGAGACGGCGGCGACGGGGGAGCCGGCACACGCGGTGTCGCTGCTGCGGGGGCTGAGTGCGCTGCGAGCGGAGCGGAGCCTGCTGGATGTGACGGTGGTGGCGGGTGGCCGGGAGTTCGGGGCGCACCGCGCCGTCCTGGCCGCCGCCTCCGGCTACTTCCGCGCCATGTTCGGTGGGGCGCTGCGGGAGGCACGGGCCGAGCGGGTACGGCTGCACGGCGTGGAGCCCGAGTGCCTGGCGCGCCTCCTCGACTTCGCCTACACCGGCCGGGTGGGCGGGTTGGGCCCTGACATCGCCGAGCGCCTGCTGCGCGCCGCTGACCTGCTGCAGTTCCCTGCCGTCAAGGAGGCCTGCGGCGCCTGGCTGGCACGTCAACTGGAGCCCGCCAACGCCCTGGACATGCAGGACTTCGCCGAGGCCTTTGCCTGCCCGGCGCTGGCGGCTGCCGCCCACCGCTTCGTCCTACGGCACGTGGGTGAGCTGGGCGCCCAGCTGGAGAGGTTGCCGCTGCCGCGCCTCCTCTCCTACCTGCGGGACGACGGGCTCTGTGTCCCCAAAGAGGAGGCTGCCTTCCAGCTGGCGCTGCGCTGGGTGCGTGCCGACCCCGCTGCCCGCGCCCCgctgctgccccagctcctggcccATGTCCGCCTGCCCTTTGTGCGCCGCTTCTACCTGCTGGCCCACGTGGAGGGCGAGCCGCTGGTAgcccgctgcccgccctgcctgCGTCTCCTGCGTGAGGCCCGTGACTTCCAGGCCGCCCGCCTCGACCGCCATGACCGGGGGCCCTGCGCCCGCATGCGCCCCCGGCCCTCCACTGGCCTGGCCGAGATCCTCGTCATCGTTGGTGGCTGCGACCGCGATTGCGACGAGCTCGTCACCGTTGACTGCTACAACCCTCGCACCGGCCACTGGCGCTACCTGGCCGAGTTCCCCGAGCACCTGGGTGGGGGCTACAGCGTCGCCGCACTGGGCAACGACATCTATGTCACCG ggggaTCGGATGGGTCAAGGCTGTATGACTGCGTCTGGAGGTACAATTCCAGCGTGAACGAGTGGACAGAGGTGTCTCCCATGCTGAAAGCCAGAGAATACCACAGCTCCACAGTCCTGGACGGGCTGCTGTACGTGATCGCCTCCGACAGCACGGAGCGCTACGACCACTCGGTGGACAGCTGGGAGGCTCTGCAGCCCATGCTGTACCCCATGGACAACTGCTCCACCACCTCGTGCCGCGGCAAGCTGTTCGCCATAGGCTCCCTGGCTGGCAAAGAGTCCATGGTTATGCAGTGCTATGACCCTGACAGCGACCTCTGGTCCCTCGTGAACTGCGGCCACCTGCCTCCCTGGTCCTTCGCCCCAAAGACTGTCACTCTCAACGGCCTCATGTACTTCATAAG AGACGACTCAGCTGAAGTGGACGTTTACAATCCAGCGAAGAATGAATGGGATAAAATCCCTGCCATGCTTCAG gTTCACGTTGGGGGGAGCGTGGCTGTGCTTGGCGGGAAGCTCTACGTCTCTGGCGGCTACGATAACACGTTTGAACTCTCGGATGTCGTGGAAGCCTACGACCCTGAGACGCGAACGTGGAGCGTGGTGGGCCGACTGCCCGAGCCCATCTTCTGGCATGGCAGCGTCAGCATATTCCGGCAGTTCATGCCGGAAACCACACAGGAGGATGATGGCATCACACTGGACAACACCATCAACTTGAACAGGCAGCACCAAAACCTTCACAACCAGAACCTTAACGAGCTTCGTTAG
- the NOL9 gene encoding polynucleotide 5'-hydroxyl-kinase NOL9, with translation MPARRGPPARRPRRASTRGGRAEAAWREFAASFARAGMVPPAEAGLAAVEAAEGAAVLLLAPRQALTFTGKCRLRCLYGAVRLLGFAVASHQPGLPVFSPATHCALTLEALPADRPPAADLRQLRAAARAAMRAHSVRRQARVKVMARFSPECAVVLLEHLDTPVTRFLLSYPPLSRLFEPQKKEESSFTPEDAVLASVGIVKCSPDRGLLVSESMLLALEELIQACCAEDEGVPVVLVCGPKNTGKSTFNRYLINLLLNRLPSVEYMECDIGQTEFTPPGCVSLSNVTEPILGPPFTHQQMPRKMVYYGQTSCEQDTERYLDVVKYVFSSYKKEVPLVINTMGWVKGEGLLLLIDIIRLLSPSHIVQMDVYDWKAMAPLTPEYVHLTPGLYTKGKQQAKCKQMGMSGIGSWKSSEGEGDASAPEYKLLYVHPEFPRAGVAGEARVHSGILRDMSILGYLGQLQSPDIGAVLPLHSLVPYQVPFNAVALRVIHTDVAPTNIMYAVNASWVGLCRIPDEIRCQTDGPVLLTQTPVCDCLGFGIVRGVEMEKKLYHILTPVPPENLRLVNCLLLGNIAVPNCVLVGQQGVEGEIPYVTSDYNYSILGSGKLKKKKHFKRREYAFECDYT, from the exons ATGCCCGCGCGGCGCGGCCCgccggcccgccgcccccgccgggccTCGACCCGCGGGGGCCGGGCGGAGGCGGCCTGGAGGGAGTTCGCCGCCTCCTTCGCCCGCGCCGGCATGGTGCCGCCGGCCGAGGCGGGCCTGGCGGCCGTGGAGGCGGCGGAGGGTGCCGCCGTCCTTCTCCTGGCGCCGCGGCAG GCGCTGACCTTCACCGGCAAATGCCGCCTGCGCTGCCTCTATGGCGCCGTCCGCCTCCTGGGCTTCGCCGTCGCCTCGCAccagccggggctgccggtCTTCTCGCCGGCCACCCACTGCGCGCTTACCCTGGAGGCGCTCCCCGCCgaccgcccgcccgccgccgacCTCCGACAgctccgcgccgccgcccgcgccgctATGCGGGCGCACAGCGTCCGCCGCC AGGCGCGGGTGAAGGTGATGGCCAGGTTCTCGCCGGAGTGTGCCGTGGTGCTGCTGGAGCACCTGGACACGCCGGTGACGCGGTTCCTGCTGAGCTACCCGCCGCTGTCACGGCTCTTCGAGCCCCAG aaaaaggaagaatcCAGCTTCACGCCGGAAGATGCAGTTCTGGCATCTGTTGGCATCGTGAAGTGTAGCCCTGACCGTGGGTTGCTGGTGTCAGAGAGCATGTTGCTGGCTCTGGAGGAGCTGATCCAAGCATGCTGTG cgGAAGATGAAGGTGTCCCGGTGGTTCTAGTGTGTGGCCCAAAAAACACTGGGAAATCGACATTTAACAGATACCTGATTAATCTGTTACTGAATCG CCTTCCCTCGGTTGAATATATGGAATGTGACATCGGTCAAACCGAGTTTACACCGCCTGGATGCGTGTCTTTAAGTAATGTAACGGAGCCAATTCTTG GTCCACCGTTCACTCATCAACAAATGCCACGTAAGATGGTGTATTACGGACAGACTAGTTGTGAGCAGGACACGGAAAGATACCTTGATGTTGTGAAGTATGTGTTCAGCTCCTACAAGAAGGAAGTGCCTTTAGTCATCAACACCATGGGCTGGGTGAAAG GTGAGGGGTTGCTGCTTCTGATTGATATCATTCGGCTGTTGTCACCCAGTCACATTGTTCAGATGGATGTGTATGACTGGAAAGCCATGGCTCCGCTCACCCCAGAGTATGTTCATCTCACTCCTGGCCTGTACACCAAAGGCAAACAGCAAGCCAAATGCAAGCAGATGGGTATGAGTGGAATAGGAAGCTGGAAGTCCTCTGAAGGGGAGGGAGATGCATCAGCTCCTGAGTATAAGTTGCTGTACGTCCATCCAGAATTCCCTCGAGCAGGGGTTGCAGGTGAAGC GCGAGTACATAGCGGCATCTTGCGTGACATGTCCATACTGGGTTACCTGGGTCAGCTGCAGTCCCCAGACATAGGGGCGGTGCTTCCACTGCACAGTCTTGTGCCATATCAG GTACCTTTCAATGCTGTTGCACTCAGGGTTATTCACACCGATGTCGCTCCTACCAACATCATGTATGCAGTGAACGCCAGCTGGGTTGGGCTCTGCAGGATACCAGATGAAATCAGATGCCAAACCGATGGGCCAGTCTTGCTGACACAGACACCGGTCTGTGATTGCCTTGGCTTTG gaattgtCCGAGGGGTAGAAATGGAGAAGAAGCTTTACCACATTCTGACGCCAGTGCCTCCAGAGAACCTGAGACTAGTGAATTGTTTGCTCCTTGGAAATATTGCTGTCCCAAACTGTGTTCTTGTGGGCCAG CAAGGAGTTGAGGGAGAGATCCCCTATGTCACATCCGATTATAACTACAGCATCTTGGGCTctggaaagctgaaaaagaagaagCATTTCAAGAGGAGGGAGTACGCGTTCGAGTGTGATTACACCTAA